A window from Athalia rosae chromosome 5, iyAthRosa1.1, whole genome shotgun sequence encodes these proteins:
- the LOC105693131 gene encoding xylosyl- and glucuronyltransferase LARGE2s-like isoform X3: MAQLWIGFLIIAVCTSMMFYFYLFTNVTETRSSRKLLLADIQSERLYSNVKVPLNSTEVLMLSGLFESTGMSETECSFVHIAMVCAGYNSTLPTVTVIKSILFHRRNPIHFHLLVDDVANTTLYTLFQSWDLPNVRLTYYKSVEWVPRVAWIPNKHYSGVYGLLKLVLPELVKEQKVIVLDTDVTVLTNIGRLWKLFANFGADQVMGLVENQSDWYLKPSLNSPFPWPALGRGFNTGVMLMHLKRLRSIRFLQTWTNITQATLEIISETRLADQDIINAVIERYPHLVYNIECTWNVQLSVNTLSEDCYTSTNQINIIHWNSPRKQDVSNKHIDDFRKAYQIFLELDGNLLRRQLFACNKPRVVLPGLSSVQSPCQKFAKSSEMKYRTHLFLLEYENNFLSIPDVTLVTQCSADRLSLLEDLCKKWPGSISVALYFTDADTHNFINFVRASSELKKRRNIAYHVVYKEGEFYPVNYLRNVGMSHLITTHILQLDIDFIPSDGLHDTLLANIVTLQLKVDSKVALIVPAFETERYRFNFPTSKKALVKSLNRGVFYTFRYHIWSQGHAATNYTYWCKATEPYEVEWEPDFEPYVVVPSSAPSYDTRFVGFGWNKVSHIAHLAAMGYRFVVLPDGFIIHRPHAPSLDIIKFRQDSLYRRCLKRLKDTFVQELWTKYGDSAVYNLKKYSRSRVSKLRDSDYKEKT, from the exons ATGGCTCAACTATGGATAGGATTTCTCATTATTGCTGTTTGTACATCAATGATgttttatttctatctttttaCAAATG TTACAGAAACCAGAAGCTCCAGGAAATTGCTCCTAGCTGATATCCAATCTGAAAGATTGTACTCGAATGTTAAGGTGCCACTAAATTCTACAGAAGTTTTGATGCTTAGTGGTCTATTTGAATCCACTGGCATGTCTGAG ACGGAATGTAGCTTTGTCCACATCGCGATGGTTTGTGCAGGATATAATTCAACTCTTCCTACTGTTACTGTGATCAAATCGATCCTTTTCCACAGAAGGAATcctattcattttcatttgctAGTAGATGATGTGGCTAACACGACGCTCTATACACTATTTCAGTCTTGGGACTTGCCAAATG TACGTTTGACATATTACAAGTCTGTAGAATGGGTCCCACGCGTTGCTTGGATACCTAATAAACATTACTCAGGAGTATATGGTCTTCTGAAACTAGTTCTGCCTGAGCTAGTGAAAGAACAAAAGGTCATAGTGCTTGACACAGATGTTACAGTACTGACCAATATTGGAAGGCTATGGAAATTATTCGCTAATTTTGGAGCTGATCAAGTTATGGGATTAGTAGAAAACCAAAGTGATTGGTATTTAAAACCTTCATTGAACAGTCCTTTTCCATGGCCTGCTTTAGGCCGAGGTTTCAATACAGGAGTTATGCTCATGCATCTGAAACGTCTGAGGAGTATTAGGTTTCTTCAAACATGGACCAATATTACACAAGCTACCTTAGAAATAATTTCGGAAACAAGACTTGCAGATCAGGATATTATTAATGCTGTGATCGAGAGATACCCGCATTTAGTTTATAATATTGAATGTACATGGAACGTTCAGCTCAGTGTAAACACCTTGAGTGAAGATTGTTATACAAGTACAAACCAGATAAAT ATCATCCATTGGAACTCTCCAAGAAAACAGGACGTTAGTAATAAACATATCGACGATTTCCGAAAGgcttatcaaatttttttagaacTCGATGGAAACTTATTGAGAAGACAGTTGTTCGCTTGCAACAAGCCTAGAGTTGTCCTCCCAGGC CTATCAAGCGTCCAGAGTCCATGTCAAAAGTTTGCTAAAAGTTCAGAGATGAAGTATCGCACGCATCTGTTTCTTCTCGAatatgaaaacaattttttatcaatcccCGATGTAACCTTGGTTACTCAATGTAGCGCGGACAGATTGTCGCTCTTGGAGGATTTGTGCAAAAAGTGGCCTGGATCGATTTCAGTCGCTTTGTACTTTACAGACGCTGATACGCACAATTTTATTAACTTTGTACGTGCTTCGTCAGAGCTTAAAAAGAGGAGGAACATCGCTTATCATGTTGTCTATAAAGAAGGG GAATTTTACCCTGTTAATTATTTGCGCAACGTAGGAATGTCCCACTTAATTACGACCCACATTTTACAATTGGACATCGATTTTATACCGTCTGATGGTCTGCACGACACACTTCTGGCAAACATTGTCACGTTGCAATTGAAAGTGGATAGTAAAGTTGCGCTGATAGTTCCAGCCTTTGAGACAGAAAGATATAG GTTCAACTTTCCCACCAGCAAAAAGGCTCTAGTAAAGTCTCTCAACAGGGGTGTATTTTACACATTCCGATATCACATTTGGTCGCAAGGTCATGCTGCTACAAACTACACTTACTGGTGTAAAGCCACTGAGCCATATGAG GTTGAATGGGAACCAGACTTCGAACCTTATGTAGTGGTTCCGAGTTCGGCTCCGTCCTATGATACGAGATTCGTTGGTTTTGGTTGGAATAAAGTCTCACATATCGCGCATTTAGCTGCTATGGGTTACAG ATTCGTGGTGTTGCCCGATGGCTTTATCATCCATCGTCCTCATGCACCGAGTCTtgatattataaaatttcgtCAGGATTCATTATACAGGAG GTGTTTGAAGAGACTAAAAGATACATTTGTTCAAGAACTGTGGACCAAGTATGGAGATAGCGCTGTctataatttaaaaaagtaTTCCCGTAGCCGGGTCTCAAAGTTACGCGATTCGGactacaaagaaaaaacatga
- the LOC105693131 gene encoding xylosyl- and glucuronyltransferase LARGE2-like isoform X1 has product MKINGHDVMIVLQFIVKTIEYRNCVTYKRIAVTSIVTNNYNSDNNEIDDKRQTWNKISGCCNIKCDAQCSGMAQLWIGFLIIAVCTSMMFYFYLFTNVTETRSSRKLLLADIQSERLYSNVKVPLNSTEVLMLSGLFESTGMSETECSFVHIAMVCAGYNSTLPTVTVIKSILFHRRNPIHFHLLVDDVANTTLYTLFQSWDLPNVRLTYYKSVEWVPRVAWIPNKHYSGVYGLLKLVLPELVKEQKVIVLDTDVTVLTNIGRLWKLFANFGADQVMGLVENQSDWYLKPSLNSPFPWPALGRGFNTGVMLMHLKRLRSIRFLQTWTNITQATLEIISETRLADQDIINAVIERYPHLVYNIECTWNVQLSVNTLSEDCYTSTNQINIIHWNSPRKQDVSNKHIDDFRKAYQIFLELDGNLLRRQLFACNKPRVVLPGLSSVQSPCQKFAKSSEMKYRTHLFLLEYENNFLSIPDVTLVTQCSADRLSLLEDLCKKWPGSISVALYFTDADTHNFINFVRASSELKKRRNIAYHVVYKEGEFYPVNYLRNVGMSHLITTHILQLDIDFIPSDGLHDTLLANIVTLQLKVDSKVALIVPAFETERYRFNFPTSKKALVKSLNRGVFYTFRYHIWSQGHAATNYTYWCKATEPYEVEWEPDFEPYVVVPSSAPSYDTRFVGFGWNKVSHIAHLAAMGYRFVVLPDGFIIHRPHAPSLDIIKFRQDSLYRRCLKRLKDTFVQELWTKYGDSAVYNLKKYSRSRVSKLRDSDYKEKT; this is encoded by the exons atgaaaatcaatgGTCATGATGTGATGATCGTTCTTCAGTTCATAGTTAAAACTATTGAGTACAGAAATTGTGTCACTTATAAGCGAATTGCTGTAACTAGTATTGTTACtaacaattataattcagATAACAATGAAATCGATGATAAGCGACAaacgtggaataaaatttcaggtTGTTGTAATATAAAGTGTGATGCCCAGTGTTCTGGAATGGCTCAACTATGGATAGGATTTCTCATTATTGCTGTTTGTACATCAATGATgttttatttctatctttttaCAAATG TTACAGAAACCAGAAGCTCCAGGAAATTGCTCCTAGCTGATATCCAATCTGAAAGATTGTACTCGAATGTTAAGGTGCCACTAAATTCTACAGAAGTTTTGATGCTTAGTGGTCTATTTGAATCCACTGGCATGTCTGAG ACGGAATGTAGCTTTGTCCACATCGCGATGGTTTGTGCAGGATATAATTCAACTCTTCCTACTGTTACTGTGATCAAATCGATCCTTTTCCACAGAAGGAATcctattcattttcatttgctAGTAGATGATGTGGCTAACACGACGCTCTATACACTATTTCAGTCTTGGGACTTGCCAAATG TACGTTTGACATATTACAAGTCTGTAGAATGGGTCCCACGCGTTGCTTGGATACCTAATAAACATTACTCAGGAGTATATGGTCTTCTGAAACTAGTTCTGCCTGAGCTAGTGAAAGAACAAAAGGTCATAGTGCTTGACACAGATGTTACAGTACTGACCAATATTGGAAGGCTATGGAAATTATTCGCTAATTTTGGAGCTGATCAAGTTATGGGATTAGTAGAAAACCAAAGTGATTGGTATTTAAAACCTTCATTGAACAGTCCTTTTCCATGGCCTGCTTTAGGCCGAGGTTTCAATACAGGAGTTATGCTCATGCATCTGAAACGTCTGAGGAGTATTAGGTTTCTTCAAACATGGACCAATATTACACAAGCTACCTTAGAAATAATTTCGGAAACAAGACTTGCAGATCAGGATATTATTAATGCTGTGATCGAGAGATACCCGCATTTAGTTTATAATATTGAATGTACATGGAACGTTCAGCTCAGTGTAAACACCTTGAGTGAAGATTGTTATACAAGTACAAACCAGATAAAT ATCATCCATTGGAACTCTCCAAGAAAACAGGACGTTAGTAATAAACATATCGACGATTTCCGAAAGgcttatcaaatttttttagaacTCGATGGAAACTTATTGAGAAGACAGTTGTTCGCTTGCAACAAGCCTAGAGTTGTCCTCCCAGGC CTATCAAGCGTCCAGAGTCCATGTCAAAAGTTTGCTAAAAGTTCAGAGATGAAGTATCGCACGCATCTGTTTCTTCTCGAatatgaaaacaattttttatcaatcccCGATGTAACCTTGGTTACTCAATGTAGCGCGGACAGATTGTCGCTCTTGGAGGATTTGTGCAAAAAGTGGCCTGGATCGATTTCAGTCGCTTTGTACTTTACAGACGCTGATACGCACAATTTTATTAACTTTGTACGTGCTTCGTCAGAGCTTAAAAAGAGGAGGAACATCGCTTATCATGTTGTCTATAAAGAAGGG GAATTTTACCCTGTTAATTATTTGCGCAACGTAGGAATGTCCCACTTAATTACGACCCACATTTTACAATTGGACATCGATTTTATACCGTCTGATGGTCTGCACGACACACTTCTGGCAAACATTGTCACGTTGCAATTGAAAGTGGATAGTAAAGTTGCGCTGATAGTTCCAGCCTTTGAGACAGAAAGATATAG GTTCAACTTTCCCACCAGCAAAAAGGCTCTAGTAAAGTCTCTCAACAGGGGTGTATTTTACACATTCCGATATCACATTTGGTCGCAAGGTCATGCTGCTACAAACTACACTTACTGGTGTAAAGCCACTGAGCCATATGAG GTTGAATGGGAACCAGACTTCGAACCTTATGTAGTGGTTCCGAGTTCGGCTCCGTCCTATGATACGAGATTCGTTGGTTTTGGTTGGAATAAAGTCTCACATATCGCGCATTTAGCTGCTATGGGTTACAG ATTCGTGGTGTTGCCCGATGGCTTTATCATCCATCGTCCTCATGCACCGAGTCTtgatattataaaatttcgtCAGGATTCATTATACAGGAG GTGTTTGAAGAGACTAAAAGATACATTTGTTCAAGAACTGTGGACCAAGTATGGAGATAGCGCTGTctataatttaaaaaagtaTTCCCGTAGCCGGGTCTCAAAGTTACGCGATTCGGactacaaagaaaaaacatga
- the LOC105693131 gene encoding xylosyl- and glucuronyltransferase LARGE2-like isoform X2, producing MKINGHDVMIVLQFIVKTIEYRNCVTYKRIAVTSIVTNNYNSDNNEIDDKRQTWNKISGCCNIKCDAQCSGMAQLWIGFLIIAVCTSMMFYFYLFTNVTETRSSRKLLLADIQSERLYSNVKTECSFVHIAMVCAGYNSTLPTVTVIKSILFHRRNPIHFHLLVDDVANTTLYTLFQSWDLPNVRLTYYKSVEWVPRVAWIPNKHYSGVYGLLKLVLPELVKEQKVIVLDTDVTVLTNIGRLWKLFANFGADQVMGLVENQSDWYLKPSLNSPFPWPALGRGFNTGVMLMHLKRLRSIRFLQTWTNITQATLEIISETRLADQDIINAVIERYPHLVYNIECTWNVQLSVNTLSEDCYTSTNQINIIHWNSPRKQDVSNKHIDDFRKAYQIFLELDGNLLRRQLFACNKPRVVLPGLSSVQSPCQKFAKSSEMKYRTHLFLLEYENNFLSIPDVTLVTQCSADRLSLLEDLCKKWPGSISVALYFTDADTHNFINFVRASSELKKRRNIAYHVVYKEGEFYPVNYLRNVGMSHLITTHILQLDIDFIPSDGLHDTLLANIVTLQLKVDSKVALIVPAFETERYRFNFPTSKKALVKSLNRGVFYTFRYHIWSQGHAATNYTYWCKATEPYEVEWEPDFEPYVVVPSSAPSYDTRFVGFGWNKVSHIAHLAAMGYRFVVLPDGFIIHRPHAPSLDIIKFRQDSLYRRCLKRLKDTFVQELWTKYGDSAVYNLKKYSRSRVSKLRDSDYKEKT from the exons atgaaaatcaatgGTCATGATGTGATGATCGTTCTTCAGTTCATAGTTAAAACTATTGAGTACAGAAATTGTGTCACTTATAAGCGAATTGCTGTAACTAGTATTGTTACtaacaattataattcagATAACAATGAAATCGATGATAAGCGACAaacgtggaataaaatttcaggtTGTTGTAATATAAAGTGTGATGCCCAGTGTTCTGGAATGGCTCAACTATGGATAGGATTTCTCATTATTGCTGTTTGTACATCAATGATgttttatttctatctttttaCAAATG TTACAGAAACCAGAAGCTCCAGGAAATTGCTCCTAGCTGATATCCAATCTGAAAGATTGTACTCGAATGTTAAG ACGGAATGTAGCTTTGTCCACATCGCGATGGTTTGTGCAGGATATAATTCAACTCTTCCTACTGTTACTGTGATCAAATCGATCCTTTTCCACAGAAGGAATcctattcattttcatttgctAGTAGATGATGTGGCTAACACGACGCTCTATACACTATTTCAGTCTTGGGACTTGCCAAATG TACGTTTGACATATTACAAGTCTGTAGAATGGGTCCCACGCGTTGCTTGGATACCTAATAAACATTACTCAGGAGTATATGGTCTTCTGAAACTAGTTCTGCCTGAGCTAGTGAAAGAACAAAAGGTCATAGTGCTTGACACAGATGTTACAGTACTGACCAATATTGGAAGGCTATGGAAATTATTCGCTAATTTTGGAGCTGATCAAGTTATGGGATTAGTAGAAAACCAAAGTGATTGGTATTTAAAACCTTCATTGAACAGTCCTTTTCCATGGCCTGCTTTAGGCCGAGGTTTCAATACAGGAGTTATGCTCATGCATCTGAAACGTCTGAGGAGTATTAGGTTTCTTCAAACATGGACCAATATTACACAAGCTACCTTAGAAATAATTTCGGAAACAAGACTTGCAGATCAGGATATTATTAATGCTGTGATCGAGAGATACCCGCATTTAGTTTATAATATTGAATGTACATGGAACGTTCAGCTCAGTGTAAACACCTTGAGTGAAGATTGTTATACAAGTACAAACCAGATAAAT ATCATCCATTGGAACTCTCCAAGAAAACAGGACGTTAGTAATAAACATATCGACGATTTCCGAAAGgcttatcaaatttttttagaacTCGATGGAAACTTATTGAGAAGACAGTTGTTCGCTTGCAACAAGCCTAGAGTTGTCCTCCCAGGC CTATCAAGCGTCCAGAGTCCATGTCAAAAGTTTGCTAAAAGTTCAGAGATGAAGTATCGCACGCATCTGTTTCTTCTCGAatatgaaaacaattttttatcaatcccCGATGTAACCTTGGTTACTCAATGTAGCGCGGACAGATTGTCGCTCTTGGAGGATTTGTGCAAAAAGTGGCCTGGATCGATTTCAGTCGCTTTGTACTTTACAGACGCTGATACGCACAATTTTATTAACTTTGTACGTGCTTCGTCAGAGCTTAAAAAGAGGAGGAACATCGCTTATCATGTTGTCTATAAAGAAGGG GAATTTTACCCTGTTAATTATTTGCGCAACGTAGGAATGTCCCACTTAATTACGACCCACATTTTACAATTGGACATCGATTTTATACCGTCTGATGGTCTGCACGACACACTTCTGGCAAACATTGTCACGTTGCAATTGAAAGTGGATAGTAAAGTTGCGCTGATAGTTCCAGCCTTTGAGACAGAAAGATATAG GTTCAACTTTCCCACCAGCAAAAAGGCTCTAGTAAAGTCTCTCAACAGGGGTGTATTTTACACATTCCGATATCACATTTGGTCGCAAGGTCATGCTGCTACAAACTACACTTACTGGTGTAAAGCCACTGAGCCATATGAG GTTGAATGGGAACCAGACTTCGAACCTTATGTAGTGGTTCCGAGTTCGGCTCCGTCCTATGATACGAGATTCGTTGGTTTTGGTTGGAATAAAGTCTCACATATCGCGCATTTAGCTGCTATGGGTTACAG ATTCGTGGTGTTGCCCGATGGCTTTATCATCCATCGTCCTCATGCACCGAGTCTtgatattataaaatttcgtCAGGATTCATTATACAGGAG GTGTTTGAAGAGACTAAAAGATACATTTGTTCAAGAACTGTGGACCAAGTATGGAGATAGCGCTGTctataatttaaaaaagtaTTCCCGTAGCCGGGTCTCAAAGTTACGCGATTCGGactacaaagaaaaaacatga
- the LOC105693119 gene encoding amphoterin-induced protein 1-like, protein MDFTVLRIICLLLAASICGGQQDWECTAPCKCKWVSGKKTAECVKQNLTQIPNFLSREIQNLDLTGNKLWEIPFEAFHGVKLDNLHKLVLRECGIVSVHTGAFNGLRIVIEIDLSSNKIKTLYPGTFQETLRLRVLLLNDNRIEQLEDGLFHNLTFLQKVEISDNRLERIGPRTFYNLSGLQSLILSGNRLSNLKPEIFKELPKLGSLELHNNHWRCNCHLKDFRDWTMARKLYTKPTTCAEPEHLARKMWDDIATDEFACRPKILYTGPAPRVEVGPGDVTLSCNVSGTPLPQVTWRHRSRALNNLTRRYNGESKGYILVHGDHWVNLTIPNATPADKGDYVCEAKSPGGLEERNVTLNVLGDVVGSNDSGISLPLVLGLGLTVLLLLIFLTLVFCACYCRRRRSRRAEKISEVNAMEHHGLGEQEKSLITAINPVVKPPRRYEAAPSVTSHGTETTELNRTLLDNDSVFAGGVGDDDRERSTPELEGGTLPRGGTSYRQYPPDLLAFSGGRGASPTSQASTAPDSSRLPSQPNTANFSPTGTTSANPSYPASNFKTLPHNRSAAPYSSGPPVMPRHGYVTIPRRPRAPSWSSAPPTSPDGVEPVYDNLGLRTTADGSSVLSLNKSPEPSGMRGRPLPGTPTSHYHPSIQRSTPNILATSPTDRAAPEGAPEWPSKLSDEMDVPFLGGTLGRKVPPRPPPKPKKKSTNGPLYEDEGEDGTEV, encoded by the exons ATGGATTTCACGGTTCTGAGGATAATCTGCCTCCTGCTCGCCGCCTCGATATGCGGAGGTCAGCAAGACTGGGAGTGCACGGCTCCCTGCAAGTGCAAGTGGGTGTCGGGAAAGAAAACTGCTGAATGTGTTAAACAGAATTTAACGCAAATACCGAACTTTTTATCGCGAGAGATACAGAACCTCGATTTAACCGGTAACAAACTTTGGGAAATACCTTTCGAGGCCTTCCACGGTGTGAAACTCGATAATCTGCATAAGCTAGTGCTCAGAGAGTGCGGTATAGTGTCGGTTCACACGGGCGCGTTTAACGGACTCCGCATAGTGATAGAAATCGACCTGTCCTCTAACAAAATTAAGACCCTGTATCCCGGAACGTTTCAAGAGACCCTCAGACTGAGGGTGCTGCTTCTCAACGACAATCGCATCGAACAACTCGAGGACGGTCTCTTCCATAATCTGACCTTCCTCCAGAAGGTTGAAATATCGGACAACAGACTGGAGCGCATAGGGCCGAGAACCTTCTACAACCTGTCGGGTCTTCAGTCTCTCATATTGTCCGGTAACAGATTGAGCAACCTGAAACCAGAGATATTCAAGGAACTGCCGAAGCTCGGCAGTCTCGAACTCCACAACAACCACTGGCGATGCAACTGTCACCTGAAGGATTTCCGCGACTGGACAATGGCCCGGAAGTTGTACACCAAACCCACAACATGCGCGGAACCCGAGCATCTCGCCAGGAAAATGTGGGACGATATCGCAACTGACGAATTCGCCTGTCGGCCAAAAATATTGTACACGGGACCCGCTCCCCGGGTGGAGGTGGGACCGGGGGACGTGACCCTGTCCTGCAACGTATCCGGCACTCCTCTTCCCCAGGTCACCTGGCGCCACAGATCCAGGGCTCTCAACAACTTGACCAGGAGATACAACGGGGAATCGAAAGGTTACATTCTGGTGCACGGCGATCACTGGGTGAATTTGACGATTCCGAACGCAACGCCCGCCGACAAAGGGGATTACGTATGCGAGGCAAAAAGCCCCGGCGGATTGGAGGAAAGGAACGTGACCTTGAACGTTCTGGGGGACGTGGTTGGAAGCAACGACTCCGGGATCAGCCTCCCCCTGGTTCTCGGTCTCGGACTGACCGTTCTTCTTCTCCTGATTTTCCTGACCCTCGTCTTCTGCGCGTGCTACTGTCGTCGCCGGCGATCTCGTCGCGCCGAGAAGATATCCGAAGTGAACGCTATGGAACACCACGGTCTAGGGGAACAGGAAAAGTCGCTGATCACCGCTATTAACCCGGTGGTAAAACCGCCGCGACGTTACGAGGCCGCGCCCTCGGTGACTTCGCACGGAACCGAGACAACAGAACTAAATCGAACACTCCTAGACAACGACTCAGTATTCG CTGGTGGCGTCGGTGACGACGACCGTGAGAGATCTACCCCCGAACTCGAAGGCGGGACTCTTCCTCGCGGCGGTACAAGCTACAGACAGTACCCTCCGGATCTTTTAGCATTCTCCGGCGGTCGGGGAGCCTCGCCGACGAGTCAGGCGTCCACTGCCCCCGACAGTTCCAGGCTTCCGTCGCAGCCAAATACCGCGAATTTCAGCCCTACCGGCACAACGTCAGCGAATCCTTCTTACCCGGCTTCGAACTTCAAGACTTTACCTCACAATCGAAGCGCGGCACCGTACAGTTCGGGTCCTCCGGTTATGCCCAGACACGGTTACGTCACCATCCCGAGGAGACCTCGTGCACCGAGCTGGAGTAGCGCTCCACCGACATCCCCCGACGGCGTCGAACCCGTCTACGACAATTTAGGGCTAAGGACAACCGCGGACGGCAGTTCGGTCCTCTCGTTGAACAAAAGTCCCGAACCTTCGGGAATGCGAGGTCGTCCTCTCCCCGGAACACCGACTTCCCATTACCACCCCTCGATACAACGCAGCACGCCAAATATTCTCGCAACCAGCCCAACGGACAGAGCTGCTCCTGAGGGAGCGCCGGAGTGGCCGTCCAAGTTGTCGGACGAGATGGACGTCCCCTTTCTCGGGGGTACGCTGGGTCGCAAAGTGCCGCCGAGACCGCCGccgaaaccaaaaaagaaatcgacgaACGGACCGCTCTACGAAGACGAGGGAGAGGACGGAACGGAAGTCTGA
- the LOC105693089 gene encoding uncharacterized protein LOC105693089, with the protein MVRKCCACFKGCGPGEKITLHKFPKDVLIRKKWVKAIERKNFVPSNTSVLCSRHFTPECFTYGKSGMQKRVFIKPNAVPTLFPPITQSRRSLMRSSLPPPHIIDCSDNDHRPSQSISPDEYTKQDSGASNDPNTSEAVSLIESTDHVLDIEHVNMKGGSPIDWVEHFDQSDNSLASTKEHNSSMDWSEHCDQSNDSIMRCKRDLLSESCAEEGKEYNDSDDVHEFKSRRRAPRNMNQALSCIAAQRRELKIVKQKNRLLEKRLSILKTLLTHVLNGKDLPEDDNDSDSDSEFEIWSG; encoded by the exons atggtACGAAAGTGTTGTGCTTGTTTCAAAGGTTGTGGTCCAGGAGAAAAGATAACCTTACACAA ATTCCCCAAAGACGTACTAATCCGAAAAAAATGGGTGAAGgcgattgaacgaaaaaactttGTACCTAGTAACACCAGTGTTCTGTGTAGCAGACACTTCACTCCCGAATGTTTCACGTATGGAAAATCTGGGATGCAAAAGAGAGTATTCATCAAGCCAAATGCCGTACCAACTCTATTTCCACCAATTACTCAGAGCAG GAGATCTCTAATGAGATCCAGCCTTCCGCCTCCGCACATTATAGATTGTTCTGACAATGATCATCGCCCGAGTCAGTCGATTAGCCCGGATGAATATACGAAGCAAGATTCAGGAGCATCTAATGATCCTAATACCAGTGAAGCTGTCTCATTAATAGAGTCTACAGATCATGTTCTTGACATAGAACATGTAAACATGAAGGGTGGAAGTCCAATTGATTGGGTAGAACATTTTGATCAGAGTGACAATTCCTTAGCTTCAACTAAAGAGCACAATAGTTCTATGGATTGGAGTGAACATTGTGATCAAAGTAATGATTCCATCATGCGATGCAAAAG GGACCTATTGTCTGAATCTTGTGCAGAAGAAGGGAAAGAATACAACGACAGCGATGACGTCCATGAGTTTAAATCACGCCGAAGAGCTCCAAGGAATATGAATCAGGCATTGAGTTGCATAGCAGCTCAGCGTAGAGAACTGAAAATAGTTAAACAGAAAAATAGATTGCTTGAAAAACGTCTTTCGATACTCAAGACGTTATTAACACATGTTTTAAATGGAAAGGATCTTCCTGAGGACGACAATGACTCTGATTCagattcggaatttgaaatttggagtgGGTGA